Proteins encoded in a region of the Streptococcus sanguinis genome:
- a CDS encoding rhamnan synthesis F family protein, with the protein MKDLISVVVTCYNHQDYIEQCLRSIFAQTYRNIELLVLDDGSSDHSAEIIEAVLADSPFPTRFESHENMGVVKTRNKALQQIQGTYFIFVDSDDFLDSDYIESFYTSMVQEEADIVYCDLYDPDKKEVYLKSRPYDKLAFLTENYISNCSLIRRSVADGIYYDEALNREKLEDYDFLLNLIINQGAKPVYDAKTKLNYRVFDKESISKRDSTRYHYEMYLKILRKYVRQIPDDIYQALGKNIFTLEGRLDELIQHMDKVSDYVLELQEDQRLLHKNLDSLKSRLRTIKEQRDDAIQEQFRIRRSISYRLGNGLITPLKRLARLVKNPRSIKVVLSRIKQQLVRLKRNAKSPKVYYYQRLRNSQREKALASVSSGEKVLVYVIFESEPRLQQYKTIFLEKLAALADKTLIVVNGGLAEEDLETLEQYGQVLVRDNSGYDTAAFREGILSLGKETLQHCSQLMLVNDTNIGPMSDLAAVFQTMAGRNLDFWGISFGETQEDITGFNRYGYIPNHLQSYFLVIEPLLLQSEEFYDYWQVLTDTDSREEAIGKHETTFTKYFADLGYRYDALVHENRDSAMYIHPLRMLKAGSPLIKYTSLKNYDDQQFLWQGLERESEVPDLLDYVREKTDYPVEILENIVQKFKDVPRDQYILIIDGVENIIPQCTRYRVLNKAEQLRKNGFAVKVVNASEFSLAQAQYASHIIIYRAPWSAQLQILCDLAREEHKPVYFDIDDLVFDTLYTDQLSYTQGLSEKEKGNYDAGVKNYGKMLAACDGAITSTTQLKEELLKYKDSVLLNRNLASSELIAVSSQFLKEDFGADDRIKIGYFSGSISHNENFELIKPAIKEVLDNYPTVELHIVGHLDIPQDMKQYTQRIVVHEYVDWKTLPQLIGQVDINLAPLVDSVFNRAKSEIKWIEAALVKVPTIASHIGAFSDMMIDGQTGLLVKDSEWKEKLKSLILSADLRRELAENAYAFVLENCSLDKKDEMVTYFEKK; encoded by the coding sequence ATGAAAGATTTAATATCTGTTGTTGTAACTTGTTACAACCATCAAGATTATATTGAACAGTGTTTGCGCAGTATTTTTGCTCAGACCTATCGAAATATTGAGTTACTGGTACTGGATGATGGCTCCTCTGATCATTCTGCTGAAATCATAGAGGCTGTCTTGGCGGATTCCCCTTTTCCGACGAGGTTTGAAAGCCATGAAAATATGGGGGTTGTTAAGACAAGAAACAAGGCTTTGCAGCAAATTCAAGGCACTTATTTTATTTTTGTGGATAGTGACGATTTTCTGGATTCGGACTATATTGAGAGCTTCTACACAAGCATGGTGCAAGAGGAGGCAGATATTGTCTATTGTGATTTGTATGACCCTGATAAAAAGGAAGTTTACCTTAAATCACGGCCCTATGACAAGCTAGCTTTCTTAACGGAGAATTATATTTCAAACTGTTCCCTCATTCGTCGTTCGGTTGCTGATGGTATTTATTATGATGAAGCGCTGAATCGTGAAAAACTGGAGGACTATGATTTTCTTTTAAACTTAATTATCAATCAAGGCGCGAAACCAGTTTATGATGCAAAAACAAAGCTGAATTACCGGGTCTTTGATAAGGAGTCAATCTCTAAACGGGATTCTACGAGATATCATTACGAAATGTATCTGAAAATCCTGCGTAAGTATGTGAGACAGATACCAGATGATATTTACCAAGCTCTGGGCAAGAACATATTTACACTGGAAGGTCGTTTGGATGAGCTGATTCAGCATATGGATAAAGTGAGCGACTATGTTCTTGAACTGCAGGAGGATCAGCGGCTATTACATAAAAATCTAGATTCCTTGAAATCCAGACTGAGAACGATAAAAGAACAGCGAGATGATGCTATTCAGGAGCAGTTTCGTATTCGCCGATCTATTTCCTACCGATTGGGAAATGGCTTGATTACGCCATTGAAACGTCTGGCTCGATTAGTCAAAAATCCTCGCAGCATCAAAGTTGTTTTAAGTCGGATTAAGCAACAGCTGGTTCGTCTAAAACGTAACGCTAAGTCTCCTAAGGTTTATTACTATCAAAGGCTGCGGAATTCTCAAAGGGAAAAAGCTTTAGCTTCAGTTTCAAGTGGCGAAAAAGTCTTAGTCTATGTCATTTTTGAATCCGAGCCACGCTTGCAGCAGTATAAGACTATCTTTTTAGAAAAGTTAGCAGCTTTGGCTGATAAGACTCTCATCGTCGTTAACGGCGGACTGGCTGAAGAGGATTTAGAAACTTTAGAGCAGTATGGGCAAGTCTTGGTGCGGGATAATAGTGGCTATGATACGGCAGCTTTTCGTGAAGGCATTCTTTCCTTAGGAAAGGAAACGCTGCAGCATTGTTCTCAGCTGATGCTCGTCAATGACACCAATATCGGACCTATGAGTGATTTGGCGGCTGTCTTTCAAACCATGGCTGGCAGAAATCTTGACTTTTGGGGAATTTCCTTTGGAGAAACCCAGGAAGATATCACTGGATTTAACCGCTATGGCTACATTCCCAATCACCTACAGTCTTATTTTTTGGTGATTGAACCTTTGCTGCTTCAGTCCGAAGAATTCTACGACTATTGGCAAGTGCTGACTGACACGGATTCAAGGGAAGAGGCTATCGGAAAACATGAAACGACTTTTACAAAGTACTTTGCTGACTTGGGCTATCGTTACGATGCCTTGGTTCACGAAAATCGGGATTCGGCTATGTATATTCATCCATTAAGGATGTTAAAGGCCGGTAGTCCTCTGATTAAGTATACTTCTTTGAAGAATTATGATGATCAGCAGTTTTTATGGCAAGGTCTGGAAAGAGAGTCGGAAGTCCCTGATTTGTTGGATTATGTCCGGGAGAAGACAGACTACCCAGTGGAGATTCTTGAGAACATCGTTCAAAAATTCAAAGATGTGCCTCGTGATCAATATATTCTCATCATTGACGGTGTAGAGAACATCATTCCGCAGTGTACGCGCTACCGTGTGCTCAATAAGGCAGAGCAGCTTAGAAAGAATGGCTTTGCTGTGAAAGTGGTTAATGCGTCTGAGTTTAGTCTGGCTCAGGCCCAGTATGCCAGCCACATCATTATCTACCGCGCTCCTTGGTCCGCCCAGCTCCAGATTTTATGTGATTTGGCTCGGGAGGAGCATAAGCCAGTCTATTTTGATATTGATGATTTGGTCTTTGATACCCTTTATACGGACCAGCTGAGCTATACACAGGGCTTATCTGAGAAGGAAAAGGGCAATTACGATGCTGGAGTGAAGAATTATGGGAAAATGCTGGCGGCTTGTGATGGGGCGATTACCTCCACGACTCAGTTAAAAGAGGAATTGCTCAAATACAAGGACTCAGTCCTACTGAATCGTAATCTGGCGTCCAGCGAATTGATTGCGGTTAGCTCGCAGTTTTTGAAGGAAGACTTTGGTGCAGACGACAGAATCAAAATCGGTTATTTCTCTGGCTCCATCAGCCACAATGAAAATTTTGAGCTCATCAAGCCGGCTATCAAAGAAGTCCTGGACAACTACCCAACTGTGGAGCTTCATATTGTAGGGCACTTGGATATCCCGCAGGATATGAAGCAATATACCCAGCGTATTGTCGTCCATGAGTATGTGGACTGGAAGACCTTGCCTCAGTTGATTGGTCAGGTTGATATTAATCTGGCTCCACTGGTTGACTCAGTCTTTAATCGGGCCAAGTCAGAAATCAAGTGGATAGAAGCAGCTCTAGTCAAGGTGCCAACGATTGCCAGTCATATCGGTGCTTTTTCTGATATGATGATTGACGGTCAGACGGGACTTTTGGTTAAAGATAGTGAATGGAAAGAAAAGCTGAAAAGCCTGATTCTTTCTGCGGATTTACGCAGAGAACTAGCTGAGAACGCCTACGCTTTTGTATTAGAAAATTGCAGTTTAGATAAAAAAGATGAAATGGTGACTTATTTTGAAAAGAAATAA
- a CDS encoding glycosyltransferase family 2 protein translates to MKNNHTWVICAYGESEFLEACILSLQAQTLPSKIICYSSTPLDSIKQLCQKYGVPFYTKEGGGIGKDWNNALSFVETAYTTIAHQDDYYEPTYLEAVMQKIEQSKDILIAYTDYFEEKNGVKIPANTNLKIKTLMLKTLNLMPASRFWRNRVLAFGNPISCPAVTYNLEALSDFQFDEEMRVSLDWYAWYKISAYKGRFAYISEKLMCHRIHGESETTKTISDNTRTKEDLFMYQLFWPKWVAHLINKAYMKSQDANSN, encoded by the coding sequence ATGAAAAATAACCATACCTGGGTGATTTGTGCCTATGGCGAAAGTGAATTTTTGGAAGCATGTATCCTGTCTTTGCAAGCTCAAACCTTGCCATCAAAGATTATTTGCTATAGCTCAACACCGTTGGATTCAATCAAGCAGTTGTGCCAGAAGTACGGTGTTCCTTTTTATACGAAAGAAGGCGGTGGTATCGGTAAGGACTGGAACAATGCCCTTTCTTTTGTTGAGACGGCTTATACTACCATTGCCCACCAGGATGACTATTATGAGCCAACTTATCTAGAAGCGGTGATGCAGAAGATAGAGCAGTCTAAGGACATTCTCATTGCCTATACAGACTACTTTGAAGAGAAAAATGGAGTCAAAATTCCGGCTAATACCAATCTGAAAATCAAGACTCTCATGCTTAAAACATTGAATCTAATGCCAGCCAGCCGTTTTTGGAGAAATCGGGTCCTGGCTTTTGGCAATCCCATTTCCTGTCCGGCGGTGACTTACAACTTAGAGGCATTAAGCGATTTCCAATTTGATGAGGAAATGCGCGTGAGTCTGGATTGGTACGCTTGGTACAAGATTAGCGCCTATAAGGGTCGCTTTGCTTATATTTCTGAGAAGCTTATGTGCCACCGGATTCATGGAGAGTCTGAAACAACCAAGACTATTTCAGATAATACGCGGACCAAAGAAGACTTGTTCATGTATCAACTTTTCTGGCCTAAGTGGGTTGCTCATCTGATAAATAAAGCATACATGAAGAGTCAAGATGCTAACTCAAACTAA
- a CDS encoding glycosyltransferase family 2 protein yields the protein MSKPAISVIIPVYNAQDGIKRCVDSLLNQSFKNFEIILLNDGSKDNSLNILKEYELKYSFVRVIDKQNEGVAVTRNKGILLAEGEYTMFMDNDDFVDSDYIETFYQAIHEKKLDLVIGGYKRVNQDNQIIFSQDIQQSEWSKYIIMAPWAKVYRTEFLKTNNLEFFDYGIGEDIIFNLAAYKTTDKIGLLDYKGYNWYYNNQSISNTSQRGFSPKIDILVLFSKILELGKPSELVVYYLKRYYVWYLFFSGRSSSDQEFIHQYIRIKEWLKENKLISTISPLSKKVQGERFQTKISLIVFLSLEKLRLVPLFAKIYCKGKKDN from the coding sequence ATGTCTAAACCAGCTATTTCAGTTATTATTCCAGTTTATAATGCACAAGACGGGATTAAACGCTGTGTAGATTCTCTTTTGAATCAATCATTTAAGAATTTTGAAATTATTCTTCTGAACGATGGTTCGAAAGATAACTCTTTAAATATTTTAAAAGAATATGAATTGAAGTATAGTTTTGTAAGAGTAATTGACAAACAAAATGAAGGAGTTGCAGTAACTAGAAATAAGGGGATTCTTCTAGCTGAGGGAGAATATACTATGTTCATGGATAATGATGATTTTGTTGATAGTGATTACATTGAAACATTTTATCAGGCCATCCATGAGAAAAAGCTAGACTTGGTTATTGGTGGGTACAAACGTGTCAATCAGGATAACCAGATTATCTTTAGTCAAGATATACAGCAGTCAGAGTGGTCCAAGTATATTATAATGGCTCCTTGGGCCAAAGTTTACCGCACGGAGTTCTTGAAAACGAACAATCTAGAATTTTTTGACTATGGTATAGGAGAAGATATCATTTTTAACCTAGCTGCCTATAAGACAACAGATAAAATAGGATTATTAGACTATAAAGGATATAATTGGTATTACAATAATCAGAGTATTTCTAACACTTCTCAGAGAGGTTTTTCTCCTAAAATTGATATTTTAGTTCTTTTTTCAAAAATATTAGAGCTGGGTAAGCCATCTGAGCTAGTAGTATACTACTTGAAAAGATATTATGTTTGGTATTTGTTTTTTTCTGGGAGATCCTCATCAGATCAGGAGTTTATTCATCAGTATATTAGAATTAAGGAATGGTTAAAAGAGAATAAACTCATCAGTACTATCTCTCCGTTGTCTAAGAAGGTTCAGGGCGAAAGGTTTCAGACTAAAATTTCACTTATTGTTTTTTTGAGCTTAGAGAAGTTAAGGTTAGTTCCATTATTTGCTAAAATTTATTGTAAAGGGAAGAAAGATAATTGA
- a CDS encoding glycosyltransferase family 2 protein: MKFSIIIPAYNVADYLEKCVKSVLIQEFKDYEILIINDGSTDATAIVADKLSVENTNKVRVLNQTNGGASKARNTGIESARGEYLLFLDGDDFWSDQHFLNQLDEITTECIDDVIVFGYSYFYDDRILDFPISMFEENILKATCFGIFNGPNWNKCVSKKLFQNGLKFPEGMVSEDSLYCSRILKMTKKFSILNSTQYMYRQNRKGSLTNVVKEKNVQDTLEGIRTGLSDLKNYSVEIQKALNIYFAISYISILPYVNQYIDNFKIKELLYQYKYLLQYAKYIENRAFKLTGLLANLLGIKFSIKLFPILLKFYK; this comes from the coding sequence ATGAAATTTTCAATTATTATACCTGCCTATAATGTAGCGGATTATTTAGAAAAATGTGTTAAGAGTGTCTTAATTCAAGAATTTAAAGATTATGAAATTTTGATCATAAATGATGGGTCAACTGACGCTACTGCAATAGTCGCTGACAAATTGTCTGTGGAGAATACCAATAAAGTAAGGGTGTTAAATCAAACAAATGGCGGAGCTTCAAAAGCAAGAAATACAGGTATTGAGTCTGCTCGGGGAGAGTACTTATTGTTTTTAGATGGTGATGACTTTTGGAGTGATCAGCACTTTTTGAATCAACTTGATGAAATAACTACAGAATGTATTGATGATGTTATCGTTTTTGGCTACAGTTATTTTTATGATGATAGAATTTTAGATTTCCCTATATCTATGTTTGAGGAAAATATTTTAAAAGCTACTTGCTTTGGAATATTTAATGGTCCAAATTGGAATAAGTGTGTATCGAAAAAATTATTTCAAAACGGCCTGAAATTTCCAGAGGGAATGGTATCTGAGGATAGTTTATATTGTTCTCGGATCTTAAAAATGACAAAGAAATTTTCAATTCTTAATAGTACTCAATACATGTATCGACAGAACCGCAAAGGAAGTTTGACTAATGTCGTGAAAGAAAAAAATGTTCAAGATACTCTTGAAGGAATCAGGACGGGACTTTCTGACTTGAAGAACTATTCAGTTGAAATTCAAAAAGCTTTAAATATCTATTTCGCAATCTCATATATCTCTATATTACCTTATGTAAATCAATACATTGATAATTTTAAAATTAAAGAGTTGCTTTATCAGTATAAGTATTTGCTCCAGTATGCAAAATATATAGAGAACCGAGCATTTAAATTAACAGGTCTATTAGCCAATTTATTGGGGATAAAATTTTCAATAAAACTATTCCCTATTTTATTGAAGTTTTATAAATAG
- a CDS encoding DUF2304 domain-containing protein: MSILSIVMLVASVLFLYFVFRNINQNNILFEQAFMWIIIGFVLIVISIFDWIPVSIAKLLGFELTSNFVMSLAIFFLLVIVFLHTISISKQKEQIKQLVQELSIMKRRMSKLESEEDEK; encoded by the coding sequence ATGTCCATTTTGTCTATTGTTATGCTAGTGGCTTCAGTTCTATTCCTGTATTTTGTCTTTCGGAATATCAATCAAAACAATATTTTGTTTGAGCAAGCCTTTATGTGGATTATTATTGGCTTTGTACTGATTGTTATCTCTATTTTTGATTGGATTCCAGTTTCGATTGCCAAATTATTAGGCTTTGAGCTGACATCGAACTTTGTCATGTCCTTAGCTATCTTTTTCCTGCTGGTTATTGTTTTTTTACATACTATTTCCATTTCCAAGCAAAAGGAGCAAATCAAGCAGTTGGTGCAAGAACTGTCCATCATGAAGCGAAGAATGTCTAAGTTAGAGAGTGAAGAAGATGAAAAATAA
- the tuf gene encoding elongation factor Tu: MAKEKYDRSKPHVNIGTIGHVDHGKTTLTAAITTVLARRLPSAVNQPKDYASIDAAPEERERGITINTAHVEYETAKRHYAHIDAPGHADYVKNMITGAAQMDGAILVVASTDGPMPQTREHILLSRQVGVKHLIVFMNKVDLVDDEELLELVEMEIRDLLSEYDFPGDDLPVIQGSALKALEGDSKYEDIIMELMDTVDEYIPEPERDTDKPLLLPVEDVFSITGRGTVASGRIDRGIVKVNDEIEIVGIKEEIQKAVVTGVEMFRKQLDEGLAGDNVGVLLRGIQRDEIERGQVIAKPGSINPHTKFKGEVYILTKEEGGRHTPFFNNYRPQFYFRTTDVTGSIELPAGTEMVMPGDNVTIDVELIHPIAVEQGTTFSIREGGRTVGSGMVTEIEA, translated from the coding sequence ATGGCAAAAGAAAAATACGATCGTAGTAAACCACACGTTAACATTGGTACTATCGGACACGTTGACCACGGTAAAACTACTTTGACAGCAGCTATCACAACTGTATTGGCACGTCGCTTGCCTTCAGCAGTTAACCAACCTAAAGACTATGCGTCTATCGATGCTGCTCCAGAAGAACGCGAACGCGGAATCACTATCAACACTGCGCACGTTGAGTATGAAACTGCTAAGCGTCACTACGCTCACATCGACGCTCCAGGACACGCGGACTACGTTAAAAACATGATCACTGGTGCCGCTCAAATGGACGGAGCTATCCTTGTAGTAGCTTCAACTGACGGACCGATGCCACAAACTCGTGAGCACATCTTGCTTTCACGTCAGGTTGGAGTTAAACACTTGATCGTCTTCATGAACAAAGTTGACTTGGTTGACGATGAAGAATTGCTTGAATTGGTTGAAATGGAAATCCGTGACCTCTTGTCAGAATACGACTTCCCAGGTGACGATCTTCCAGTTATCCAAGGTTCAGCTCTTAAAGCTCTTGAAGGTGACTCTAAATATGAAGACATCATCATGGAATTGATGGACACTGTTGATGAGTACATCCCAGAACCAGAACGCGATACTGACAAGCCATTGCTTCTTCCAGTCGAAGACGTATTCTCAATCACTGGTCGTGGTACAGTTGCTTCAGGACGTATCGACCGTGGTATCGTTAAAGTCAACGACGAAATCGAAATCGTTGGTATCAAAGAAGAAATCCAAAAAGCAGTTGTTACTGGTGTTGAAATGTTCCGTAAACAGCTTGACGAAGGTCTTGCAGGGGACAACGTAGGTGTACTTCTTCGTGGTATCCAACGTGATGAAATCGAACGTGGACAAGTTATTGCTAAACCAGGTTCAATTAACCCACACACGAAATTCAAAGGTGAAGTTTATATCCTTACTAAAGAAGAAGGCGGACGTCACACTCCATTCTTCAACAACTACCGTCCACAGTTCTACTTCCGTACAACTGACGTTACAGGTTCAATCGAACTTCCAGCAGGTACTGAAATGGTAATGCCTGGTGATAACGTAACAATCGACGTTGAGTTGATCCACCCAATCGCCGTTGAACAAGGTACTACTTTCTCTATCCGTGAAGGTGGACGTACCGTTGGTTCAGGTATGGTTACAGAAATCGAAGCTTAA
- a CDS encoding DUF2142 domain-containing protein, which yields MKRNKEVKVENIFLLLASIFVLTFMIAQPINRVPDETNHARMTWEIFHKPTSRTYKWMDKIPSTPNVSPAEYKQLFSEKIDLAQEEFTFGFNLKAISFLPQLLGMTLGSLLYPSVGFIMMLGRLFNALAYIFGVYLLIKYFKYGKKALLFLSLLPIMVQQAASLSYDVMNYLEIMLAIGFLTNIAYYKKFTNRNLLELLVISIGLFVTKPNNVLLLGLVPFVDFEFEGFLAVLNKPFVATKAFVARYRIIFYILGFAAFFLALHLAFRNQGGLLYYGQVLLNTLFKQSANGDLNTILTIGMFGFLGNFTIQLPLWLIFIDVAVLALIFLQSQKDFMTKGYTVMSRYLFLVQVIAVVSIMYLQWTPIVLGKGAMISVGAQGRYFTPFLILLLPTVANLGTLDIKDRVVNRMMVGTLVANFLVSLYLMVPFYWNVLG from the coding sequence TTGAAAAGAAATAAAGAAGTAAAAGTCGAGAATATTTTCCTATTATTGGCAAGTATCTTTGTCTTGACTTTTATGATTGCACAGCCGATTAATCGGGTGCCTGATGAGACAAATCACGCTCGTATGACATGGGAGATCTTCCATAAACCGACCAGTCGAACATATAAATGGATGGACAAAATCCCCTCCACACCGAATGTTTCTCCGGCAGAGTACAAGCAGCTGTTCTCAGAGAAGATAGATCTGGCGCAAGAAGAGTTTACCTTTGGCTTTAATCTCAAGGCTATCTCTTTCCTGCCTCAGCTGCTAGGTATGACCTTGGGAAGCTTGCTTTATCCGTCAGTAGGCTTCATCATGATGCTGGGGCGGCTCTTTAATGCTTTGGCATATATCTTCGGGGTTTATCTGCTGATTAAATACTTCAAATATGGCAAAAAAGCTCTACTTTTCCTATCTCTTTTGCCTATTATGGTCCAGCAGGCTGCTTCTCTCTCTTACGATGTGATGAACTACCTGGAAATTATGTTGGCGATTGGCTTTTTGACCAATATTGCCTACTATAAGAAATTTACCAATAGAAATCTACTAGAGCTTTTGGTAATTTCTATAGGCCTCTTTGTCACCAAACCGAATAATGTCCTTTTATTAGGCTTGGTGCCTTTTGTTGATTTTGAGTTTGAAGGATTCCTTGCGGTTCTGAACAAGCCTTTTGTTGCAACCAAAGCTTTTGTAGCTCGTTATCGCATTATATTTTATATACTTGGCTTTGCAGCTTTCTTTCTTGCCCTGCATTTGGCTTTTCGCAATCAGGGTGGGCTCTTGTACTATGGCCAAGTTTTGCTGAATACGCTCTTTAAGCAAAGTGCTAATGGTGACTTGAATACCATTTTGACAATCGGTATGTTTGGCTTTTTGGGGAATTTTACTATCCAGCTGCCGCTTTGGCTGATTTTTATAGATGTGGCAGTTTTGGCGCTTATCTTTTTGCAGTCGCAGAAAGATTTTATGACCAAGGGCTACACAGTCATGTCGCGTTATCTGTTTCTGGTTCAAGTGATTGCTGTTGTGTCGATTATGTATCTGCAGTGGACGCCCATCGTCCTAGGTAAAGGTGCCATGATATCGGTTGGTGCTCAGGGACGTTATTTTACCCCCTTCTTGATTTTACTGTTACCAACTGTTGCTAATCTAGGAACCTTGGACATTAAAGACAGAGTGGTGAATCGAATGATGGTTGGGACTCTGGTAGCTAACTTCTTGGTTTCCCTCTACTTGATGGTGCCCTTTTATTGGAATGTATTAGGATAA
- a CDS encoding glycosyltransferase family 2 protein has product MKVLMIIPAYNEEESILNTVMSIVEYRKKVDFDLDYVVINDGSVDRTKEILDSHHLNAIHLVMNLGIGGAVQTGYKYALEKDYDVAVQFDGDGQHDIESLDALLEPIRHQKADLVVGSRFIGDKSSEFQTTFMRRFGINIISAFIKLTTGTRILDTTSGYRLANRDIIRQFAARYPIKYPEPESIVHILKRKYKVVEAPANMFERAGGVSSITPIKSIRYMIEVCSSILIAAFMKESE; this is encoded by the coding sequence TTGAAAGTTTTAATGATAATTCCTGCTTATAATGAGGAAGAAAGTATTTTAAATACGGTTATGAGCATTGTAGAATATCGAAAGAAAGTTGATTTTGACTTAGACTACGTAGTTATCAATGATGGGTCAGTTGACAGAACCAAGGAGATTTTGGACAGTCATCATCTGAATGCTATTCATTTGGTTATGAATTTAGGAATTGGTGGAGCTGTTCAGACGGGCTATAAGTATGCTCTTGAGAAGGATTATGATGTGGCCGTACAGTTTGATGGAGACGGTCAGCATGATATTGAGTCGCTGGATGCTTTGCTGGAGCCTATTCGTCATCAGAAGGCGGATTTGGTTGTTGGTTCTCGTTTTATCGGTGACAAGTCTTCGGAGTTTCAGACGACTTTTATGCGTCGATTTGGCATTAACATTATTTCAGCTTTTATTAAATTAACAACTGGTACAAGGATTTTGGATACCACATCAGGCTATCGTTTGGCTAATCGAGACATTATTCGACAATTCGCTGCGCGATATCCTATCAAGTATCCTGAGCCAGAATCAATCGTCCATATCTTGAAGCGGAAATATAAAGTGGTGGAAGCACCAGCCAATATGTTTGAACGTGCAGGAGGAGTCTCTTCGATTACTCCGATCAAGTCCATTCGCTATATGATTGAAGTTTGTTCTTCGATCTTGATTGCTGCTTTTATGAAAGAGAGTGAATAA
- a CDS encoding lipopolysaccharide biosynthesis protein: MKESLIILKVVSPQKIFFWNILGSLSSAAVSVILLFIVTRTLSSESADLYSFSYAIANLLVIVAGFQVRDFQATDIKEKYSFDAYLTTRFLTNILMILILLGYLILNSSTHENFWIIFWVSFFRVSEALSDVFQGLFQQKERLDIAGQSLFFRNIISTIIFAVLLLFSKNLLLSIVFQTITSFIVVLFFDFPKSKLFHRINISIVKLKDIYSILKDCLPLFINAFLLVSIYNQPKYALNDIFNRGLIEAGVQRDFSILFTPIFAMNLMIVFLRPMVTQLAIFKEENKISHFITYKNNLFKILWGTSVLICLGGAIAAIPILNIIYGTRLDQYQISFVILLLGGIASTFSTVCDNILTVFRKHHYLVISFLAGYLVSILTAEPLVSQYGIFGASLSFLISMIAWLSVSLIIYFMTNPYTFLRRKK, translated from the coding sequence ATGAAAGAGAGTTTGATTATATTGAAAGTGGTATCGCCACAAAAGATTTTCTTTTGGAATATTCTTGGTAGCCTGTCTTCAGCAGCTGTATCTGTTATTTTATTATTTATAGTGACTCGTACTTTATCTAGTGAGTCAGCTGACTTATATAGTTTTTCTTATGCAATTGCGAATTTACTAGTTATTGTTGCGGGGTTTCAAGTTCGAGATTTTCAAGCAACAGATATTAAAGAAAAATATTCTTTTGATGCATATTTGACTACTAGATTTCTAACTAATATTTTAATGATATTAATTTTATTAGGTTATTTAATTTTAAATTCTTCTACTCATGAAAATTTTTGGATTATATTTTGGGTATCTTTTTTCAGAGTTAGTGAAGCACTGTCTGATGTATTTCAAGGTTTGTTTCAGCAGAAAGAACGATTAGATATAGCTGGTCAATCATTATTTTTTAGAAATATAATTTCAACAATAATATTCGCTGTTCTGTTATTATTTTCTAAAAATCTTCTTTTATCGATTGTTTTTCAAACAATCACCTCTTTCATAGTAGTTCTTTTTTTTGATTTTCCGAAATCTAAGTTGTTTCATCGTATTAATATCTCTATAGTAAAGCTAAAAGATATTTATAGTATTTTAAAGGACTGCTTACCTTTATTTATAAATGCTTTTTTATTAGTTTCAATCTATAACCAACCTAAGTATGCATTAAACGATATTTTTAATAGGGGATTGATTGAAGCGGGAGTTCAGAGAGACTTTAGTATTTTATTCACTCCAATTTTTGCAATGAATCTAATGATTGTTTTTTTACGCCCCATGGTTACACAACTAGCAATTTTCAAGGAAGAGAATAAAATTTCTCATTTTATTACGTATAAAAATAACTTGTTTAAGATTTTATGGGGAACAAGTGTTTTGATTTGTCTTGGTGGGGCGATTGCTGCCATACCTATTTTAAATATCATTTATGGGACAAGATTGGATCAATATCAAATTAGTTTCGTCATTCTTTTGTTAGGTGGTATTGCTAGTACATTTTCTACAGTCTGTGATAATATTTTAACTGTTTTTAGAAAACATCATTATTTGGTCATTTCATTCTTAGCGGGGTATCTTGTATCCATTCTTACAGCTGAACCACTAGTATCCCAATACGGAATTTTTGGAGCCTCTTTGTCTTTCCTTATCTCTATGATTGCTTGGTTGAGTGTCTCGCTGATTATTTATTTTATGACGAATCCATATACTTTTTTGAGAAGGAAAAAATAA